The window AATGAGGTGGCCCACAACCCGTTGTTTGACGGGTTGGCCCGTAATTTGGTcatgtttaaaattatcaaCCTAATTAATCTATTTGGCGAGGCGATTCGACGGACTTAGCTTATTTTGATCCTATTTTGATGGCTCTAGTAATTTGTATGGAGTCgtgcatataaaatataattaataattttataaaatgctGAATAACTCATTTTCCTACTTTTATTTGTCTGTATATTATTATTCGATGTGTATATAATTAACTTTACAATTCCATAATATTTAGTGAAatagttcatatttaattattaaaattcattTGCATTTCTAAGTCTTAGTAGATTAAATGTATACAAACTAATTCACTTTCTTATAGtacaataaattattaatttatcgatttatcaataataaatatctttttaagtaaaataatttaaatcatgCCAAGTAAGAATTACGAAAAAGCCCATATGCGTGAATAGACGACGAATGTGTTCACTATTTGTATCCGAGTGGAGTGTAACCAAATGCTTTACAGGACCTAACCATGAGCTCCTACAGAATCATGTAAACAATAGATAGAACGTCTGTCTACTTAGAAAGTCCCATTACCGATGATCCACAGCCAGTCGAGAGCGACCCCCGAAAATATGCCCCCAAGAAGAAACAACACCAGCAAATTACCCAATGCATTCTGCTCTGGTGCCTACAAATTCAAAAGTTTGTCCATGTTACGTTCATAAAGTAATATAATGTATCAAGTTCTCCGGCATTATTTCGACTTACTTTGTAGCCCTTTGGAGCAGCTGTGAGGACACAAACAGTGAGATATCCATTCGTTAATCCAAGAAATGATACCAGAAATATCATCCATCCCTGGTCTCCATACTTGGCTGTGAAGTAGAATGCGGGAATAAGTGCGAACCGTGACAGTATTGCGATCATCAGACCTTTTCGTGACTCTAGTTTAATGGATTCAATAAGAGGGATGTATCTTGCTATGAGATCCCACACATTGTACATTGCTATGAGAACAACTGCATACCTATTCGAAAGAGATTATCAAAACAAATCTCTTGGTGAgcataaaccaaaatatcaaatGAAATGAAGGGATAACAAAAGTGAAAATATATGACAGGGCGGAAAAAACTATAATAATGGAGAAAAATCAATATATGTGAACGTTAGTGTTCACTTACCAAGATCCCAGTTTGTGAGTACCGGTGTTTTCATACAAGAATCCGGGAAAAATAGATAATGTGAGGACATAAATCAAATAGAGGTCGATTGCATAATCGATGTTCTGAATCAATAACTGCTTGTTACTTAGCCTCTTTTCTTTAGCATCATCCTGTAATAAGAAACGGTACGTTTTTCAGATTTAGGTATCCCGATTTATTATTTAAGGAAACGTTCGAGGAATTTTAAGTTATCTACCTTTACTTTTTCGTTGTCATTGGTTCTAATCCCGGCGGCAGCAAGATCAGCTGCAACTGTTGTAGATCCTTCTGAAGCAGCCTTTCTCCGGAAGTATTTAATGATCGGCAGTTTGGCAAAGACAAAGGCGTATAGGAAAATACATAGAAACTCTAAGAAAGTTGAGATAGCAAGAAACAACACTGCAAGAATCATAACGAACAAATGTGTCATTAACTAAAAACTAACGAATACAAAAATCTTGTGCCAGTGATGCTATATGGTGgcaaatatgatattaatattcaaTATAGAGGATAAGAAACTCACCCACACCCTTACGAAGACCATGACTTGTTTTATCAAACGCTGCTTTGGTAATTAGCCTCAAGCCAGAAGTTAAAGCCCCTGATGCAGCCAAACCGGCAAAGAATGACTGcaatttcaaacaaaaatagTGGTAAATATATTATTAGCATCTGATGTTTTGAAAAAATCTGAAAATCCAAAAAAGATTTTACTTGGATGAATTCGGGGCACATGAAAGATAAATCTCCAACCATTCCACCTTGAACATGAGCATCTGCAACTCCAAATGCGgcaacaagaaaacaaatcCCAATATAATTCCCAATGCCCCCTCTTCCTGATGTTGCTAAATCTAGCTGGTAGAACAGAAATTCAACTGTGTATGATGGTCTATCACAGCGACTTTAAGTGTTCTTGGGTAATCATATTTAAGATCAAGCAAAAAATCATTGAGTGTACAACATACAATTAAAAGTCCAAAGGTACTCAAGCAGAAAAGAATGTATCCGAAAATGTTACGCTTCCTTGTATTGATTTTCGCCTCATAATAAGCAAGTACTGCCATTGTACCAAGGGCAAACGGTTGATAAACGAGGGTAAGTACTCTAGAAGGATGGTAATCCTGCAAAGAAAGTGGGAAAAGAAAAGATATAAGCATAGATCAGTCCCTATCTGGAACTTGTCCCAATGAAGATGATGGCAGTTATTGCAGTTATAGATCATTAAAAAGGAACAGTCTTTCACACATTCAGTTGGATCATGAAAGCTTTCCAAGAGACCTCGAAAAAGAGAGCAAGTCACCAAAGATACCAGCACGAAGTACACCAAATACACAAAATCTAGCAGTTGCCGTAAATTTTTTCATGTAGGCAAGAACATGTCATGGATATGAAGTTTTATGAAATGTATATATTACCGGGAACAACGCATAGTAGTAATCTGAGATTGTCAGCATACTATTCCAAGAGACGAGAGATCCCAGCCCAAGAAACCAACAGTACACAATTGCCATAGTTTTCCCCTGTAATTTAATCAGAATAACAAATATTGCATCAAGAACACAACCAATCTATGGTCGACTTACCAAAAAAATAAGCATCACAAACCTCAAGCCTGGTGGGACTTGAGACATCGGCCTGGACAACATCACTCATTGTGACCCCTTCTCCTAAACATGAGATGAACATGTTCAGTATGCAGGGCAGagtaatcaaaatataattatctaAGCACGTAGCATATCAATTACATGACCACAAGAACAAGTGTAGAGGAGACAAGACTCACCTTCCCCGAAAGGGTTTCTTCCCAAAACGCAACTGTGAAACTTGTGGAAACCTACGAATAAACAATTCCAACATAAATTTTCCGACTTAAAGTCGAAAAAATTCAAATCAAACAAGAAACAGAAGAATGTGGggttttaaatttcttaaacatAATATCTAAATCATCGCCGAATGTTCGTTCAGCTTCATGACAACACAGAACAGGAAATAATACCTACAAATAATGATCTTACCCTTCTACGAAGGACAAAAGCGATAAATGCGAATAAAAACCCGAATCAATAACGAATCATAACGCTCTGTGCAAAAAGATTCGTTCATTCAAAGAATTAAATGGAATGAATGGGAACTACGTTCCTCAGTGGCTGACTTTCTCCTCAAAGAAAGTGCCAGCGAGATTTCCCATCTTTTTCACCAGATTCTTATTAGATTCACACCAAAaaatgagtgatgtttttataTACAAGCCCAAAGATTGAATATCCTCCCATTCAATCTCCCTCCCTCCGCGTGATTCGAAAATCTTGGATTTCAGTTACGATGAGATTGAGTGATTACGAATTTATGACCACAACGTACCTATAAATTAatacaatgaaataaaaaatattccacAAGTATGAGAAtataaaaatcagagtaaatgataaaataattaatattttgcaAATAATAGTTCTAATTTATTACCGAATAGattttagtaataaaattaataatttattgattttagtaATTCTATGTGttgatttttataaacttcTGCCTTCTTAAAATCCGAATTTGCGAGACATAAACTCTTGAATTTAGATTTTATCATAAGTTTCCAAGCTTAAAATTCCAACTCTAAAATTAAACTCGAAAGTTGTCttcttgtttttaaatttttttatcagtcGCGTTTAAATACAAGTtttgcatgaaataaaatcattaaatttgaatttttaagttttattccATAGAATACGAGAGTGGAAAGTTAGCACACAAAATCGGTAGGGTCCAAATTATTTGAGGTTTGCGTGGTTGTAAAAGTTGTAGTACTATTATTTTAAAGTCGATAATTATTTCATCTATGAAAACGTATTCCAGTGAACCTAAGCTCTTAGGCGAAGCAATAAAgtagttttttatttataacaAAATGTTATTAAGAATCGAGCTCTTTTCTCGACTATTTTGTAATAGTAATTTTCTTGTTCACCACATATAGACAATGCATAATGTATTCCCATGCTTACTATTTTCTCTTACAATTTTTTACTCAGATTTTGACCATGACTATATAGAGAGAAATGGAAGAAAATCTGTCAGTTGGACCTTAGTTGGGCTTTTGAAGTAAATTAGTTGGGCTACATTCAAGCTTTAAGATGGAAAGACCACAACTTTGTAGTTAACAGTCCAATTTCTTTTTAGGATTAGGCAACTTGAAGACCCATAACCTGGTCCATATTCACCTCTTATTAGATTAGATTATATTAGATTAGATTATTTGGGCAGGGTATATAATATTAGAAAAatcaatgtaaaaaaaaatatagaaaaaacaattcaatttcaaatattaaaatatcaagttgGATCACTCGTTGCTCTTAAcaaaatttggaaaataaatcaaattttgtttttgaaaataattatttcaaagtgaattgaatacataaaaaaaaaaatttgactaaTGATATTTTTCTAACTAACATACatatttagaaatatatatatatttctagcTAGGACGGAATATCAAACGTTGGGTGGTGAAATAGGCCCAGAGGGGGTATCTGTCCACAGGCATATACAATGATGATGCATGGGATTGAAGGCGTGAATGCATGCCCTCTACGTTTTCCTTTATACGTACACTACACATTCACATATAAGCGTGCTCTCTATATTATTCATTTCCACTTAATACACACCGAACCAAGAAATACATTTATGTGGGgaatgaaattttgattttgtttggTTTGACAATTACAAAAATATCCGCTTTTGTGATGTTCGGCACGATATATATTATTCAAACGTAACGTTGTGGTGGCAATGACTGAGACAGAAACCGGAAGgcactacaacaaaaacgcAAAACGATAACCGATATTATCCATTGTCGTATACGTAGCTGCCAAAAAACCGTTGTAACTGACagtgttgttgaaagtgcgttcaacgacaacagttttaaaccgttgtcgtaactatcatttgcgacggtttttcaaattagcgacgggttttgaatAAGCCGTCgctcattagcgacggtttaagatataccgtcgctaaaattagcaacggtttttgaCTAAGCCGTCGCAATGAGCGACTGTTTTTTTACTAagctgtcgctaattagcaacaGTTTAgagaaataccgtcgctaattagcgacggtttaaacataatacgtcgctaattttttaagtaaaaaaatttatttttataatttaataaatctacaaaaaaaattacaattggACTAAGCTAATAATATTgatgatcttaactaacacttaaaaatttaccaagaGTTGAAGCGAAAAAACTTGccctaaatcgaaattaaaatcgTCGAAGAGAGAAACATTTATTGTAGATGTGAAGcggtgtggaggaaaatggaccgaaaacgctagtatttatagacagtttgcgatgGTTTTTGGTACAACCATCGctattagcgactgttttaatAAAACTGTTGCTAAATATAGCAACGGTggcttaaccgtcgctaaaccgtcactattttaaaaattgtgatggttttgcttaaaaccgtcgctaaatatagaaACGGTTTAAGCAAAACTGTACCGTtgtcgtttgtccaaaaaaacacgatAATAGACAAAcgtttataaaaccgttgtttttgACCCCCGaaaaaacgctaaaagacaacgattttctaaaaaccgttgtctttacttaaaaaaaattctcaataacaacggttttcactaaaaccgttgttaaaaagtaaagacaacggtttttttgtaaaaccgttgtcttttaagtgttgtgtACGTATAcagtattttcttgtagtgaggaAGTATTTTTTGTCGATTCGGTGTGTAAAACGCTCTTGAAATAGAGCTGACGAATCTAGAGGGATCAAACAAACTAAACAAATTTACGTTCACCTAAAATTAAAACTTTACAACCTCAAAAAATACGGAAAACTTTGTTTTTAATCATGTATATATATCTCATTGTGATTTTGTTCATTTATGCTGtcaaattttgaagaaaaaaacaaagaagataacatactaaaaataaaatttgacgaCACAGATGACTAAAATCGTTAAGACGAAACTAtatgaaacaaaaaaatgtaattttcctaaaaaaaaaaattataccaaaACCCTAATCCTCGAGGATCCATTCTTGGGAGCAACTATGGATCGATAATTTTGGTTATACTATGTACGTATATATAACTAATGTTGGGCCACACAATATAATATGACGCATGACTGCAGGTCAAACTTATAaagttttaaagaaaaaaaatatattttatttttataatattcatCAGGAacatgagaaaaaaaaagatctAGAAATTAAAGATAGGAAAGTAAAAGTGAAAGATGTTGGAGTTCCATCGAATACAAGTAGAATTGTAAAGAATTAGGTCCGAGGCTTTCTCTTGTATCAATGAAAAGCTAGCAGAGAATCCTTTTACATGCAAGATTAAAGAGAGAATAGCGTAACCTCAACATTGAAGCAAAGAataataagtaaaaaaaaaggGTGAAAATATTAAAGTGTTACAATTTCCAAATATTTGGGTGTGAAATACTaactaaaagagaaaaaattaacATTCGGTTATCTTCTTTTGGCCAACCTCATAAAGCAAAGTCTTGTTCCATTGCAAAACTCCGACAAAAGGAGTTGAGAAAAATCATCGAATtcttgtattaaaaaaataaaaatctacaataaacaaaataatcatgttttattttctttgatatgagaattaatgagaaaattatgattttaatccTTCGTAATCGTCTTTTTGTGATTTCCATAatctatttaataaaatttcaatattattatgTTATCTTTGTCGCGAAATTAGAATTGATATATTAACATCCCCACCAAAAAAACTAcaatttccaaaaattaaaatatacatgtCGAAAAACgaaatttaacaatatagaAAACCAAAATTGTAAAGAGACAAATATTTGTACAAGCGAGAAAACCGAAAAGTACTTGTACCAAGCCATCAACCAAATAATTTAACCCATGGACTCGATAAACTTTCCTGTTTGTtccattgtcaaatttgtaatGATTTACTGGTTTGTACATAAAATGGGCCAATTATTATTCTAATTAAAGTAACAATGTGCTTGGTAATCTGATATAAATGTTCGTCATACACGGTAAAACATTGAACATCTAGTCAAAGAAAAAGTGACACGagttttgttacatttatatgctactaatattatatttttgtttttttgttttgttttttagtTTCAACAcccacttttatttttattttttttatttcaacaattcaaatatcaatttagtccctccataatttgtcaaatttcactttagtccatcgataatgataaaaaaaactatatacacacgcatcgcgtgtgcagagtaactagtatatatatatatatatatagacacacacatatACGGACACATATTTGTGAATTATTAAAGGCCAAGAATTGAAATCATCCACATGCCAAGAACAGAATCATTGTTACGTAGTAAAGTGACNTATTAATTGAACATAATAATCTCCATCAATTAAATTTAAACACATTTTTGCAAAAAGAGAATAAGGAAAAATCACTAACgtgtcacacacacacacaacataTATGTTCCGATTGGGTACAATATATATGCGTgatgtgtgtgtatattttgatatataataatttaagtaaaatgtcaattttaattttgtatgtATTGATGTACGGCATGTATATAATtgtatattttattgaattaattataatttagtaCTTATGTTTCAATGATCACTTTTAGtcttttttaatcaaaattatataattaaactactaatataattgatattgttaaatttttataattagatTTTTAAACATACTTAGATGTCACAAGAAATTTCTTAACCACAAAATTATACAATTTAACAATGATATTAgttatttaaatacataattttgaGGAGAAGGGCCACATTGATTATCGAGACATAGTTACAGGATCATAActgatttaacaaaaaataaaagactaAAAATATCACAACTCGATACATATTGAACTAAAATTGGCAATAATTTATGTTATGTACTATATTTGAACAAATATACGGTGTACTTTTTGACGACTGATTTGGCATAATATATACTTAATTACAATAAAGCAATAGGTGTGCATGTTTCACGTAAAAGGTCAACATTATTTAAGTATCGGTTTCAAAAGATTGAGACCTCTTCTGCATATAAAGAAAAAGATTGCTACGTACCTCTTGCTTTTGAAAAGGCACGTTCTACACCATGTTTGCCAATGATCGATGCGAGAAATACTCGTGATCACCTGACCTCGTTTTCTGCAATTTCAGCTATTATAATTTTTGAGTTGGACTAGTTCAATCTAGCTGCAACCATATGTCGTAGTTCTCAAAAGATAAATAAAGTACGATAGTAAATTTATAAAAGATACATAAATTCGAACATAAGCCAATCAACAATGTCGTGAAAAAACACAGAAGACAAAACTAAAACAGTAAAACAAAATGAGCCTAGCTTATACgaagtacagtttccttaaaataGATTTGTCCCCTCCGAAGGTGCTTTGAGGATCAGGACGGATAATTTTTTCACAAGATATAACGACTGCATGCAGCAACTTAACACGAAGTAATTACACTAGCGAAATGAAAAGTACCTTCTCAATTAGTACCAGTTCTCTTTAATCCAAGTATTTATGGCCTGGACATATGTCTTGGGTTCGAGACTGGAGAGGCATGTATTCCACAGCCAGGTGTGGGGAGTTTTGTGAGTAACGGCTCCATGGGTTATGAaggaaaatattatttcttgatttaaattatttccctAACAATATCTTTTAGTTGTTGATTTAGTTgagtataatatttaatatgaattttgtCTTTCTAAGATAATGAGATAAATATACTATTTATGATAATGATATAATATCCttgtttaaaaagagtttgtGACTTATAAAACTCTAAACTTTCCATGTTTTGTAGGATTCCTTATTGATAAACCCTAGGCATATAAATAAGAGTGCAAGGACATTGGTGTGCGGCTCAACTTTAATATCAATCATACATACATACACGCAGGGGATGATTTTCAGAGAAAGATAATTCTCGAAGCAGTAGCTGTTTGAAGAGTGGTGATcgcgtgttgccttgaatgttgggaacatctgcagacaacatccgtgaagaagttggctgaagattgTTTTCATGGATTCCCTTTTGGCACACGTTTTTTGGCTTTCTTAATTAAGTTTTTATTATGGTTACTTGTTGAAAGCATTGGTTTTCTCAATTcgttgagaaaattgatttttgtcatAATCACTAGTTATAgatttttgtgtaaacgatttgattttctagtgattaatttttgccataaggcaccgtacaagtatttatacttgtgcatattcaATCTTGTCCATCTATTTCTTTAAAGTgaatttgtgttacaaaatataatattccgctgcatgttgtcttaaatgttgtaacatttgacacaacacttaattctgataaaacacaaatttacagTCTCACTTTTATATTATTACTGATTGATTTATTATTCATTAGTATCTATCGAACACCACAATATAACTCTTACAGGTTATCACGATGGCTGTGATTGCAGGACTCAAAAAGGGTAGGTATATGGGCCTTACAAAAAAAAGCGTATTTTATTGTAAGGCCCACGTGTCTCCCCAATCTCGAATCTAATACTTATGTCCTGACCAAAAGTACTTAGATTAAAGAGaactggtaccaattgagctgcTATGTAAGGTCCATGGGCCTACCCCTTTTGAATCATGCAATCAAAGTCATCATGATAGTCCATAGCACCCtaagtagctcaattggtaccagttCTCTTTAACTCAAGTACTTATGGTCTGGACGAGATATTGGGTTCGAAATTACTCaatcgttaaaaaaaaaaagagcaacGTAGTACAATATAAacc of the Primulina huaijiensis isolate GDHJ02 chromosome 1, ASM1229523v2, whole genome shotgun sequence genome contains:
- the LOC140980135 gene encoding equilibrative nucleotide transporter 3-like isoform X1, which produces MSDVVQADVSSPTRLEGKTMAIVYCWFLGLGSLVSWNSMLTISDYYYALFPDYHPSRVLTLVYQPFALGTMAVLAYYEAKINTRKRNIFGYILFCLSTFGLLILDLATSGRGGIGNYIGICFLVAAFGVADAHVQGGMVGDLSFMCPEFIQSFFAGLAASGALTSGLRLITKAAFDKTSHGLRKGVVLFLAISTFLEFLCIFLYAFVFAKLPIIKYFRRKAASEGSTTVAADLAAAGIRTNDNEKVKDDAKEKRLSNKQLLIQNIDYAIDLYLIYVLTLSIFPGFLYENTGTHKLGSWYAVVLIAMYNVWDLIARYIPLIESIKLESRKGLMIAILSRFALIPAFYFTAKYGDQGWMIFLVSFLGLTNGYLTVCVLTAAPKGYKAPEQNALGNLLVLFLLGGIFSGVALDWLWIIGNGTF
- the LOC140980135 gene encoding equilibrative nucleotide transporter 3-like isoform X2 — translated: MLSRPMSQVPPGLRFVMLIFLDYHPSRVLTLVYQPFALGTMAVLAYYEAKINTRKRNIFGYILFCLSTFGLLILDLATSGRGGIGNYIGICFLVAAFGVADAHVQGGMVGDLSFMCPEFIQSFFAGLAASGALTSGLRLITKAAFDKTSHGLRKGVVLFLAISTFLEFLCIFLYAFVFAKLPIIKYFRRKAASEGSTTVAADLAAAGIRTNDNEKVKDDAKEKRLSNKQLLIQNIDYAIDLYLIYVLTLSIFPGFLYENTGTHKLGSWYAVVLIAMYNVWDLIARYIPLIESIKLESRKGLMIAILSRFALIPAFYFTAKYGDQGWMIFLVSFLGLTNGYLTVCVLTAAPKGYKAPEQNALGNLLVLFLLGGIFSGVALDWLWIIGNGTF